In Aliivibrio fischeri, the sequence AATTTATCTTGAGTAGTATTTAATTTTTCTTGCTGTTCAGAGCGAAACTTTAGAGCTGCGTCGATTCTGTTTAAAACAGTTTCTTGAATTGCAGAAGTTAAGACAGGAATTTTTAATTCAGTTGATGTCAACTCACGCTTAGTATCGTTAACTTGACGCTGTAATTTTAATAGTTCGATGCGAGGAACAACACCTTCATCTGCTAGTGGTTTTGTTATATCTAACTCTTTTCTTGCAAGGTTATAACTTGCCTTTAAATTTCGAACCCGCGCTTTTATTTCTACAAGATCTTGTTGCTTTTGACTTACTTGTTGGTCAAAAACAAAAATTCTATTTTTAAGGTTATTCATATCAGCTTTATATTCTGCAAGCTGACGACGAGTAACAATAGGGTTTTCTTTTGCAAACGCTTCGTCGAATTTTAGTTTATCAGTATAAACAATAACAGACTCTTTCCAGCGCTTACGGTTATTTATATCCTGTATAAGAATACTATCCATCGAAGCTGCCAATTGTTGAGCGCTTGCAGTTAAATTGATCAGTTGTTTTTTACGTTCTCTAAAATCAGAGCGAAAGCGAGTATCATCAATTAAAAGAAGTTGCTGTCCTTTTTCAACTTGGTCACCTTCTTTAACCAACATCTCTTTGACTAGACCACCTTCTAGATTTTGTACAACTTGTAATTGTGAAGAAGGAATGACTTTTCCTTGACCAACAGTAACTTTATCAATTTCGGCCCAAGAAGCCCAACCAATAGCAATACCAAAGAAAACGACAATTACCCATAAAAGAATTTTTGCATTAGTTGGTGTGTTTAAAAGTAGAGCCGCCGTTTTGTCATCAACAAAATCCAGCTCATGTTTATCAAGCTTGTTGAATCCTTTCTTACTCATTTATATATCCCTAATTGTTGTTATTCAGATAACAATCCTATTACATTAAGAATATAGTATTTATACGTTAGGAACTACAACAAATCATTGAATATTAGAAGGCTGAATCAAATTTAGGATAACTCTTTAGATGGGATTTACAGTGTAAATTCAATGAATATGAAAATCTTAATTTACACTGTAAATTGATGACTATAGTATTTGACTAGGATTTACAGTGTAAATTGCACAATAAGATTCTAATTGCTGAGCGCATTTCAGTTTCGGCTTCTCTTCTTCCTGAAACCTTTGAAAGAGAAATGGTAGTTTTCCAATCTTGTAATTGAAGAATCTTAGATACCACTAATACTTGGTGCGTTGCATTTAGAGTTAACAGAAGTGATATAGACGACAATACAAAATGTCTGAGTTCATACTGAATCATCTCAACGCCTAACCCACCGTTAGAATACATTTCAATTCTTTTAATCATTACATCGGCTAACGGCTGTCTCGTATCGATCCCTTTTAATAAACTTAATACTTCAGAAACATCAAGTTCATTAAAAACACTTAGTAATTGCTCAGGTAAAGCCATAGCAAAATAATCTTTACCAAGAGGTAGCCATTCGATAGCATTTTTGGATAAAGGCAATACTGCCAGTAACGAGTGGTTTCCGCTCGCTTTATCCTTAGAAATACCTAATCGCATAAAACTAAAATCTAAGCTCAACCAAAATTCATTCAATCCAGGAGTCGAGCCAAAACTTGTGCTTAGGTAATCAACACCTAAATCACAATAGAACGCTTTTATAAACTCAATTAATTTAGAACCAAGATGCATACGTTGATAATGCTGCTCAACCGCAATCCTCATAATACGAATACAAGATTGTTGAGCTGGTTCGT encodes:
- a CDS encoding HlyD family type I secretion periplasmic adaptor subunit; amino-acid sequence: MSKKGFNKLDKHELDFVDDKTAALLLNTPTNAKILLWVIVVFFGIAIGWASWAEIDKVTVGQGKVIPSSQLQVVQNLEGGLVKEMLVKEGDQVEKGQQLLLIDDTRFRSDFRERKKQLINLTASAQQLAASMDSILIQDINNRKRWKESVIVYTDKLKFDEAFAKENPIVTRRQLAEYKADMNNLKNRIFVFDQQVSQKQQDLVEIKARVRNLKASYNLARKELDITKPLADEGVVPRIELLKLQRQVNDTKRELTSTELKIPVLTSAIQETVLNRIDAALKFRSEQQEKLNTTQDKLSALTESQVGLKDRVNRTVVLSPVTGTIKKIYINTVGGVIQPGMDLIEIVPTEDTLLIEAKIAPQDIAFLRPGLSAIVKFSAYDFTRYGGLKGTLEHISADTIQDEEGNSFYLVRVRTSQEDLEEKTQFNIIPGMTTTVDIITGKRSILDYLVKPIVQAKGSALRE